GATTGCCAGCGTTCGCGCGTGGTGCCGGTGCGCAAAGCGGCAGAACGCAGGCATTGCCTGGCCTGCAGCCTTGGCGCCTACAGGCGCGCATTGCCTTCTAGCCGGGATGATCGGCGCGGTAGCGTTCGAAGGCGGTAATCGCGTCCTCGACGGTGATCAGCGCCATCACGTCATCGAACTCGATCTTGGTGCCCCAGCGCAGCTGGTCGGCCGGCGTGTGCAGGTACTTGCGCGCAGCCGCGTCGTAGCGGTCCACGCAATAGCGCACATCCGAATACGGCCCGCTGCGCCGCGGATTGCTGGCCGCATGCAGTCCCAGCACCTTGGTGCCCATCGCATTGGCGATGTGCATCGGCCCCGAATCCGGCGTGACCACCAGATCCGCGCGGGCGAGCAGGGCGGGCAGCTGCTTGAGCGTGTCCTTGCCGACCAGGTCCAGCACCGGCGTGCGCGCGTCGGCGATGATGGCATCGGCGGTACTGCGCTCCAGATCGCTGCGGCCGCCGCACAGGACGACGCGCCAGCCCTGCGCGGCCGCATGGTCGGCCAGGGCGGCATGCCGGTCCGGGTACCAGTTGCGCCGTGCGTGGCTGGAGCAGGGCGAGATCATCAGCACCGGGCGACCATCGTCCTGCCACTGCGCCTGCGCCCAGGCATGTGCGTCCTCGGGCACCGGCAGATCCCAGCACACCTGATTCTGGCGCAGGCCCAGCGGCTCGGCGAAGCTGCCGATGGCGTCGAGTACGTGGATGCCGGGGCGGTCGGCGATGCGTTCGTTGACGAACAGGCCGTGCAGGTCCCTGGAGCGGCTGCGGTCGTAGCCGATGCGCCGGCGCGCCGGCACGAAGGCCGAGAGCACGTTCGCGCGCAACGCCACCTGCATCTGCAGCAGGGCATCGAAGCGACCCAGCGGCGCCAGCTGCTGGCGCAACGCGCGCATGCCGGCCACGCCGCTGCGTTTGTCGTAAGCGTGGAAATGCACGCCGGGCAGGCCGTCGAGCAACTTCAGCCCGGCCTTGTCGATGATCCAGTGCAGCGCTGTCTGCGGGAAGCCCGCCTGCAGCGTGCGCACCAGCGGCAC
The window above is part of the Xanthomonas cassavae CFBP 4642 genome. Proteins encoded here:
- a CDS encoding glycosyltransferase family 9 protein, with translation MAVTPASLCLLRLSALGDVTHVVPLVRTLQAGFPQTALHWIIDKAGLKLLDGLPGVHFHAYDKRSGVAGMRALRQQLAPLGRFDALLQMQVALRANVLSAFVPARRRIGYDRSRSRDLHGLFVNERIADRPGIHVLDAIGSFAEPLGLRQNQVCWDLPVPEDAHAWAQAQWQDDGRPVLMISPCSSHARRNWYPDRHAALADHAAAQGWRVVLCGGRSDLERSTADAIIADARTPVLDLVGKDTLKQLPALLARADLVVTPDSGPMHIANAMGTKVLGLHAASNPRRSGPYSDVRYCVDRYDAAARKYLHTPADQLRWGTKIEFDDVMALITVEDAITAFERYRADHPG